A genome region from Geodermatophilus bullaregiensis includes the following:
- a CDS encoding TIGR04282 family arsenosugar biosynthesis glycosyltransferase, with the protein MSAALAAQVLVVPAPGRDGTRSIPPCTPGQAAAITAAAVSDTLDAVRATPVARRVVALDGAAGDLDLSGCHVVPQVDGDLGTRLAVAFADAAGSSGSGLPTLLIGTDTPQVTPALLAACLDRLLSAGHGTAVLGTAPDGGWWALGLYCAAAAGVLRGVPTGRGDTGEHTRAALVDAGLTVLDLPELAGIHGFPDALSVADACAPGTRTVRVVAEVAAALGGGARPAPGVSRAAPTPSRR; encoded by the coding sequence GTGAGCGCCGCCCTGGCCGCCCAGGTGCTGGTGGTCCCCGCACCCGGGCGGGACGGGACCCGCTCGATCCCGCCGTGCACGCCCGGCCAGGCCGCGGCGATCACCGCGGCCGCGGTGTCCGACACCCTCGACGCGGTGCGCGCCACGCCGGTGGCCCGCCGGGTGGTGGCCCTCGACGGCGCCGCCGGTGACCTCGACCTGTCCGGTTGCCACGTCGTCCCGCAGGTCGACGGGGACCTCGGCACCCGCCTGGCGGTCGCCTTCGCCGACGCGGCGGGCTCCTCCGGGAGCGGCCTGCCCACCCTGCTCATCGGCACGGACACCCCGCAGGTGACGCCGGCGCTGCTGGCCGCGTGCCTGGACCGGCTGCTGTCGGCGGGGCACGGGACGGCGGTCCTCGGCACGGCCCCGGACGGCGGCTGGTGGGCGCTCGGCCTGTACTGCGCCGCCGCGGCAGGGGTGCTGCGGGGCGTGCCGACGGGCCGTGGCGACACCGGCGAGCACACCCGCGCCGCACTCGTGGACGCCGGGCTCACCGTGCTCGACCTGCCCGAGCTCGCCGGCATCCACGGCTTCCCCGACGCGCTGTCGGTGGCCGACGCCTGCGCCCCCGGGACCCGCACCGTCCGCGTGGTCGCCGAGGTCGCCGCCGCGCTGGGCGGTGGCGCCCGACCGGCGCCGGGTGTCAGCCGCGCGGCACCGACACCGTCCCGTCGGTGA
- a CDS encoding DNA-3-methyladenine glycosylase I has protein sequence MDRVRCAWGDSAPEYVRYHDEEWGTPLHGDDALFERLCLEAFQSGLSWITILRKRPAFRAAFAGFSIDAVAEFTADDEARLLADAGIVRNRAKIAAAVRNARAAQQVPEGLSELLWSFAPSGPRPRPATLADVPATSPESTAMAKELKRRGFVFVGPTTAYALMQATGMVDDHVSTCFRATP, from the coding sequence GTGGACCGCGTGCGCTGTGCGTGGGGCGACAGCGCCCCCGAGTACGTCCGCTACCACGACGAGGAGTGGGGCACCCCGCTGCACGGCGACGACGCCCTGTTCGAGCGGCTCTGCCTCGAGGCGTTCCAGTCGGGCCTGTCGTGGATCACGATCCTGCGCAAGCGGCCGGCGTTCCGCGCCGCCTTCGCCGGCTTCTCGATCGACGCGGTCGCGGAGTTCACCGCCGACGACGAGGCCCGCTTGCTGGCCGACGCCGGCATCGTCCGCAACCGCGCGAAGATCGCCGCCGCCGTCCGCAACGCCCGCGCCGCCCAGCAGGTCCCGGAGGGCCTGTCGGAGCTGCTGTGGTCCTTCGCGCCGTCCGGGCCGCGTCCGCGGCCGGCCACACTGGCCGACGTCCCGGCCACCAGCCCCGAGTCGACGGCGATGGCGAAGGAGCTCAAGCGGCGCGGCTTCGTGTTCGTCGGACCGACCACCGCCTACGCGCTCATGCAGGCCACGGGCATGGTCGACGACCACGTGAGCACCTGCTTCCGGGCCACCCCGTAG
- a CDS encoding DUF3117 domain-containing protein, translating into MAAMKPRTGEGPLEVTKEGRGLVMRVPLEGGGRLVVELSPDEAAALSEALKGATS; encoded by the coding sequence ATGGCGGCCATGAAGCCGCGCACGGGTGAAGGTCCCCTGGAGGTCACCAAGGAGGGGCGCGGCCTGGTCATGCGGGTGCCGCTCGAAGGCGGCGGTCGCCTGGTCGTCGAGCTGTCGCCCGACGAGGCCGCGGCGCTCTCCGAGGCCCTGAAGGGCGCGACCAGCTGA
- a CDS encoding leucyl aminopeptidase family protein, with protein MPRVDLLTALPPLGEDDVLAVPVGTGGTLPAWLTSPAPGADPPVPADLLAAALRDTGNTGKAGAITDLPVPGRRPRSVVAVGLGDGTLPHLRSYVATAVRRAQTLAEWGATGLVLPVDGAAAPAGADEVRAAVEAALLAGYRFRDTSTPHPARLATVTVVAADAADPAVGAAARTGEVTGAAVAWARDLVNTPSNTKDPAWLAEQAVQRLAALPHVTVTVLGPEELADGGFGGVLAVGGGSACPPRVVVVAYEPPGAGPARPVLVGKGITFDTGGLSIKPNAGMREMKTDMAGGAAVLAAVDAAARLELPVAVTAVVPAAENAVSGSSYRPADVVRHVGGRTTEVQNTDAEGRMVLADGLAWGRLELGATVLVDVATLTGAMKVALGTRTAGLYATTDGLATALSTAALHAGERVWRMPLAEEYADLLDSAVADANNAPGNPGGTTAALFLRPFAGDLPWAHLDVAGPARAGSDDAEVVKGGTGFGARTLLRWLEAGAPVDPPPTTVD; from the coding sequence TTGCCGCGGGTCGACCTGCTCACCGCCCTGCCCCCGCTCGGGGAGGACGACGTCCTCGCCGTCCCGGTCGGCACCGGCGGCACGCTCCCCGCCTGGCTGACCTCCCCGGCGCCCGGCGCCGACCCGCCGGTGCCGGCCGACCTGCTCGCCGCCGCGCTGCGCGACACCGGCAACACCGGCAAGGCCGGCGCGATCACCGACCTGCCCGTCCCCGGCCGCCGCCCGCGCAGCGTCGTCGCCGTCGGCCTGGGTGACGGGACCCTGCCGCACCTGCGGTCCTACGTCGCCACCGCCGTCCGCCGGGCGCAGACGCTCGCCGAGTGGGGAGCCACCGGTCTGGTGCTGCCCGTCGACGGCGCGGCCGCGCCCGCCGGTGCCGACGAGGTGCGCGCCGCCGTCGAGGCCGCGCTGCTGGCCGGCTACCGCTTCCGCGACACCTCCACGCCGCACCCGGCGCGGCTGGCCACGGTCACCGTCGTCGCCGCCGACGCCGCCGACCCGGCCGTGGGCGCCGCCGCCCGAACCGGCGAGGTCACCGGCGCGGCCGTCGCCTGGGCGCGCGACCTGGTCAACACCCCGAGCAACACCAAGGACCCGGCGTGGCTGGCCGAGCAGGCCGTGCAGCGGCTGGCCGCGCTGCCGCACGTCACCGTCACCGTGCTCGGCCCCGAGGAGCTCGCCGACGGCGGCTTCGGCGGCGTGCTCGCCGTGGGCGGCGGCTCGGCGTGCCCGCCGCGGGTCGTCGTCGTCGCCTACGAGCCGCCCGGTGCCGGCCCGGCCCGGCCGGTGCTGGTGGGCAAGGGCATCACGTTCGACACCGGTGGCCTCTCGATCAAGCCCAACGCCGGCATGCGCGAGATGAAGACCGACATGGCCGGCGGGGCCGCGGTGCTCGCCGCCGTCGACGCCGCGGCGCGGCTGGAGCTGCCGGTCGCGGTGACCGCCGTCGTCCCGGCCGCGGAGAACGCGGTGTCGGGGTCGTCCTACCGGCCGGCCGACGTCGTCCGGCACGTCGGCGGGCGCACCACCGAGGTGCAGAACACCGACGCCGAGGGCCGCATGGTGCTCGCCGACGGCCTGGCGTGGGGGCGGCTGGAGCTGGGCGCCACGGTGCTGGTCGACGTCGCCACGCTGACCGGCGCGATGAAGGTCGCGCTCGGCACGCGGACGGCGGGGCTGTACGCCACCACCGACGGGCTGGCCACCGCGCTGTCCACCGCCGCCCTGCACGCCGGCGAGCGGGTGTGGCGGATGCCGCTGGCCGAGGAGTACGCCGACCTGCTCGACAGCGCGGTCGCCGACGCCAACAACGCCCCGGGCAACCCCGGCGGCACCACCGCCGCGCTGTTCCTGCGGCCCTTCGCCGGCGACCTGCCCTGGGCGCACCTCGACGTCGCCGGTCCGGCGCGGGCCGGCTCCGACGACGCCGAGGTGGTCAAGGGCGGCACCGGCTTCGGCGCCCGCACGCTGCTGCGCTGGCTGGAGGCCGGCGCGCCGGTCGACCCGCCGCCCACCACCGTCGACTGA
- a CDS encoding DinB family protein, translated as MRTDPPESASETAQLTGFLDHQRETLLLKTEGLTREQLARQHAPSSMTLAGLLYHLAYVEESWSVEDFSGQPLPEPWPGVDWSADRDWEWHVAVDLEPDELRRRYEEACRRTDAVVAAAGDLDALSAGSLRNGNRFSLRWMLLHLLEETARHNGHADLLREAVDGVVGE; from the coding sequence GTGCGCACCGACCCGCCGGAGTCCGCCTCCGAGACCGCCCAGCTGACCGGCTTCCTCGACCACCAGCGCGAGACCCTGCTGCTGAAGACGGAGGGGCTGACCCGCGAGCAGCTGGCGCGGCAGCACGCGCCGTCGTCGATGACGCTCGCCGGGCTGCTGTACCACCTGGCCTACGTCGAGGAGTCCTGGTCGGTGGAGGACTTCTCGGGGCAGCCGCTGCCCGAGCCGTGGCCGGGCGTGGACTGGTCGGCCGACCGGGACTGGGAGTGGCACGTCGCCGTCGACCTCGAGCCCGACGAGCTGCGCCGCCGGTACGAGGAGGCCTGCCGGCGCACCGACGCGGTGGTCGCGGCCGCCGGCGACCTCGACGCGCTGTCGGCCGGCTCGCTGCGCAACGGCAACCGCTTCAGCCTCCGGTGGATGCTGCTGCACCTGCTCGAGGAGACCGCCCGGCACAACGGGCACGCCGACCTGCTGCGGGAGGCGGTCGACGGCGTCGTCGGGGAGTGA
- a CDS encoding phytoene desaturase family protein: MARVVVVGAGLGGLAAAARLAALGHRVTVLEQSGGIGGKLGWYARDGHAFDTGPSLVTLPQVHRDLFDATGGPLEDAVDLERLDPAVDYRFADGTRLAMPGHLEQVPAALDGALGDGAGGQWRELLDRAEAMWAITEQPFLRSPLRGAATLARLARDPADVGTVAPWQTLRGLGGRYLRDPRLQVLLDRYATYSGSDPRRAPAVLATVPYVEQAFGSWYVRGGLHRLAEAVAERARDRGAEIRTGTPVRRVLRDGGRVSGVELADGGEMTADVVVSGADATALYADLLPPDRRTRAVRRGLTRATPSLSGFVLLLALRGRTPGLAHHTVLFPADYDAEFDAVFGTGRHRGVPCPVPDPTVYVSAPDDPATRPGDDSESWFVLVNAPRHDPDSGVDWDAPGLADRYATRVLEVMAARGLDVRDRVRWCVARSPADLARETGSVGGSIYGTSSNGARAAFLRPGNAAPVRGLYLVGGSSHPGGGLPLVALSAEIVAGLVGSA, from the coding sequence GTGGCGCGGGTGGTGGTCGTCGGAGCGGGGCTCGGCGGCCTGGCCGCCGCCGCACGGCTGGCCGCCCTCGGGCACCGGGTCACCGTCCTCGAGCAGTCCGGCGGCATCGGCGGCAAGCTCGGCTGGTACGCCCGCGACGGGCACGCCTTCGACACCGGCCCGAGCCTGGTCACGCTGCCGCAGGTGCACCGCGACCTCTTCGACGCCACCGGCGGCCCGCTGGAGGACGCGGTCGACCTCGAGCGCCTCGACCCGGCCGTCGACTACCGGTTCGCCGACGGCACCCGGCTGGCGATGCCCGGGCACCTCGAGCAGGTGCCCGCCGCGCTCGACGGCGCGCTGGGCGACGGTGCCGGCGGGCAGTGGCGGGAGCTGCTCGACCGCGCCGAGGCGATGTGGGCGATCACCGAGCAGCCCTTCCTCCGCTCGCCGCTGCGCGGGGCGGCCACGCTGGCCCGGCTGGCCCGCGACCCGGCCGACGTCGGCACCGTGGCGCCCTGGCAGACGCTGCGCGGCCTGGGCGGGCGCTACCTGCGCGATCCCCGGCTGCAGGTGCTGCTCGACCGCTACGCCACCTACTCCGGCTCCGACCCGCGGCGCGCCCCGGCGGTGCTGGCCACCGTCCCCTACGTCGAGCAGGCCTTCGGCTCCTGGTACGTGCGCGGCGGGCTGCACCGGCTGGCGGAGGCGGTGGCCGAGCGGGCCCGCGACCGGGGCGCGGAGATCCGGACCGGCACCCCGGTGCGCCGGGTGCTGCGCGACGGCGGGCGGGTGTCGGGCGTGGAGCTGGCCGACGGCGGGGAGATGACCGCCGACGTGGTCGTCTCGGGCGCCGACGCGACCGCGCTGTACGCCGACCTGCTGCCCCCGGACCGCCGCACGCGGGCGGTGCGGCGCGGGCTGACCCGGGCCACGCCGTCGCTGTCGGGGTTCGTCCTGCTGCTCGCGCTGCGCGGGCGGACGCCGGGCCTGGCCCACCACACCGTGCTGTTCCCCGCGGACTACGACGCCGAGTTCGACGCCGTCTTCGGCACCGGCCGGCACCGCGGCGTGCCCTGCCCGGTGCCCGACCCGACCGTGTACGTCAGCGCGCCCGACGACCCGGCCACCCGGCCCGGCGACGACAGCGAGTCGTGGTTCGTGCTGGTCAACGCACCGCGGCACGACCCCGACAGCGGCGTCGACTGGGACGCGCCGGGCCTGGCCGACCGCTACGCCACCCGGGTCCTCGAGGTCATGGCCGCGCGCGGACTCGACGTCCGCGACCGGGTGCGCTGGTGCGTGGCCCGCAGCCCGGCCGACCTCGCCCGGGAGACCGGCAGCGTCGGCGGCTCCATCTACGGCACCTCCAGCAACGGCGCCCGCGCGGCGTTCCTCCGGCCGGGCAACGCCGCACCGGTGCGCGGGCTCTACCTGGTCGGCGGGTCCTCGCACCCCGGTGGCGGGTTGCCGCTGGTCGCCCTGTCGGCCGAGATCGTCGCCGGGCTGGTCGGCTCCGCCTGA
- a CDS encoding spore photoproduct lyase family protein gives MPSPTRLLDVRTVFAEPAALDSARGRDVLARFPGVEIVEVPSHWQIPELNGNEGNVERWVRVKTETLVLGVKKSLSARPNSRSSNWIAPSTANGCAMACAYCYVPRRKGFANPITVFTNIEQITGYVRRHVARQGVKSEPDQCDPVSWVYDIGENSDCSVDALVSDNVADLVATFRQLPTAKASFATKYVNRQLLDLDPQGRTRIRFSLMPDADSKVIDVRTSRIAERVAAVDDFVEAGYEVHLNLSPVVLREGWEADWAQLLGQLDDVLSPAAKAQAAAEVIMLTHNRDLHEVNLGWHPKAEDLLWRPEIQQPKRSQNGQWNVRYRNDVKRAGVERLQELIAHHAPWLRVRYAF, from the coding sequence GTGCCCTCCCCCACCCGCCTGCTCGACGTGCGCACCGTGTTCGCCGAGCCGGCCGCCCTCGACTCCGCCCGTGGCCGCGACGTGCTCGCCCGGTTCCCCGGCGTCGAGATCGTCGAGGTGCCCTCGCACTGGCAGATCCCCGAGCTCAACGGCAACGAGGGCAACGTCGAGCGCTGGGTGCGGGTGAAGACCGAGACGCTGGTCCTCGGGGTCAAGAAGTCGCTGTCGGCCCGGCCCAACAGCCGCTCGTCGAACTGGATCGCGCCCTCGACCGCCAACGGCTGCGCGATGGCCTGCGCCTACTGCTACGTGCCGCGGCGCAAGGGCTTCGCCAACCCGATCACCGTCTTCACCAACATCGAGCAGATCACCGGCTACGTGCGCCGGCACGTCGCGCGGCAGGGCGTCAAGAGCGAGCCCGACCAGTGCGACCCGGTCAGCTGGGTGTACGACATCGGCGAGAACAGCGACTGCTCGGTCGACGCGCTGGTCAGCGACAACGTCGCCGACCTCGTCGCGACGTTCCGCCAGCTGCCCACGGCCAAGGCCTCCTTCGCCACCAAGTACGTCAACCGGCAGCTGCTCGACCTCGACCCGCAGGGCCGCACCCGCATCCGCTTCTCGCTCATGCCCGACGCCGACTCGAAGGTGATCGACGTGCGCACCAGCCGGATCGCCGAGCGGGTCGCCGCCGTCGACGACTTCGTCGAGGCCGGGTACGAGGTGCACCTGAACCTCTCTCCGGTCGTGCTGCGCGAGGGCTGGGAGGCCGACTGGGCGCAGCTGCTCGGCCAGCTCGACGACGTCCTCTCCCCCGCGGCGAAGGCCCAGGCGGCCGCCGAGGTGATCATGCTGACGCACAATCGGGACCTGCACGAGGTCAACCTCGGCTGGCACCCCAAGGCCGAGGACCTGCTGTGGCGGCCGGAGATCCAGCAGCCCAAGCGCAGCCAGAACGGCCAGTGGAACGTGCGCTACCGCAACGACGTGAAGCGGGCCGGGGTCGAGCGGCTGCAGGAGCTCATCGCCCACCACGCCCCCTGGCTGCGCGTCCGCTACGCGTTCTGA
- a CDS encoding GAF domain-containing protein, whose protein sequence is MTIATRFASALDQESAQGPTEAEFLPVRLARAAVRTLGVDGAGLSVVDAAGRRIPLGASSPDASCAERLQFTVGSGPCMAAQETRQPVFAVLADLRRRWAPYADLLTAQTPFRAAVALPLREDLAGAGALDLYFTDEAAVLDLDVFAAVAVGEMVTAVLTEAAVWSDWPAESGPDWLHGPEAVRRAAVLRAAGRASLALNTDAATALVLLRGAAYAAGRSVEEVAEDLEAGRLDLDDVVPPGRG, encoded by the coding sequence ATGACCATCGCCACCCGGTTCGCCTCCGCGCTCGACCAGGAGTCCGCGCAGGGGCCCACCGAGGCCGAGTTCCTGCCGGTGCGGCTGGCGCGGGCCGCCGTCCGCACGCTCGGGGTGGACGGCGCCGGGTTGTCGGTGGTCGACGCAGCCGGGCGGCGGATCCCGCTGGGGGCGAGCAGCCCCGACGCGTCCTGCGCGGAGCGGTTGCAGTTCACCGTGGGGAGCGGCCCCTGCATGGCCGCGCAGGAGACCCGGCAGCCGGTGTTCGCCGTCCTCGCCGACCTGCGCCGCCGGTGGGCGCCCTACGCCGACCTGCTCACCGCGCAGACGCCGTTCCGCGCGGCGGTCGCCCTCCCCCTGCGGGAGGACCTCGCCGGCGCCGGCGCGCTGGACCTCTACTTCACCGACGAGGCGGCGGTCCTCGACCTCGACGTCTTCGCGGCCGTGGCGGTGGGCGAGATGGTGACCGCCGTCCTCACCGAGGCGGCCGTGTGGTCGGACTGGCCGGCTGAGAGCGGGCCCGACTGGCTGCACGGGCCGGAGGCGGTCCGCCGCGCCGCGGTGCTGCGCGCGGCCGGTCGCGCGAGCCTGGCGCTCAACACGGACGCGGCCACCGCGCTGGTCCTGCTGCGCGGCGCGGCCTACGCCGCCGGGCGCTCGGTCGAGGAGGTCGCCGAGGACCTCGAGGCCGGCCGGCTGGACCTCGACGACGTCGTGCCCCCCGGACGCGGCTGA
- a CDS encoding PP2C family protein-serine/threonine phosphatase, with product MGTATPSSEDPIRALLRAAHHLPATGLGAVVTGQARRLGAREAVVYLADYAQHVLVPVPGEGVPGRQELTIDGSVAGRAFRRVDTVQAPAQDGLVTLWVPLLDGAERVGVLEFVVPGEVPPELDDDARTFASLVAEVVVTRDAYSDFFSQLRRRRTLSLAAEIQWDLLPPLTYASDRVVVTGALEPAYEIGGDTFDYAVNGSLVDLMVLDAVGHGLPAALLSSAAVGGYRHARRRGLDLPGIAAAVDAVVAGQFSGSRFATAAIARLDLDTGVLHWVNCGHPDPLLVRDGTLVRPPACRPGRPLGLQSAEPDVCQVQLRPGDRVLLYTDGVVEARSPGGEFFGEERLADLVVRAELAGDPPPETMRRLMGSVMNHQAGQLQDDASIVMVEWRTGREEQLQP from the coding sequence GTGGGCACTGCGACGCCGTCCTCCGAGGACCCGATCCGGGCGCTGCTGCGCGCGGCCCACCACCTGCCCGCGACCGGGCTGGGCGCCGTCGTCACCGGGCAGGCGCGGCGGCTGGGCGCCCGGGAGGCGGTCGTCTACCTGGCCGATTACGCGCAGCACGTCCTGGTGCCCGTCCCGGGCGAGGGCGTCCCCGGTCGCCAGGAGCTGACCATCGACGGCTCGGTGGCCGGTCGCGCCTTCCGCCGGGTCGACACGGTGCAGGCGCCCGCGCAGGACGGCCTGGTAACCCTGTGGGTGCCCCTGCTCGACGGCGCCGAGCGGGTGGGGGTCCTGGAGTTCGTCGTCCCGGGGGAGGTGCCACCGGAACTGGACGACGACGCGCGCACCTTCGCCTCGCTGGTCGCCGAGGTCGTGGTGACCCGCGACGCCTACAGCGACTTCTTCTCCCAGTTGCGCCGGCGGCGGACCCTATCGCTCGCGGCCGAGATCCAGTGGGACCTGCTGCCGCCGCTCACCTACGCCAGCGACCGCGTCGTCGTCACCGGGGCGCTGGAGCCGGCCTACGAGATCGGCGGCGACACCTTCGACTACGCCGTGAACGGCTCGCTGGTCGACCTGATGGTCCTCGACGCCGTGGGTCACGGCCTGCCCGCCGCCCTGCTCAGCAGCGCCGCCGTCGGCGGTTACCGGCACGCGCGGCGCAGGGGGCTGGACCTGCCCGGCATCGCGGCCGCGGTCGACGCCGTCGTCGCCGGTCAGTTCTCCGGCAGCCGGTTCGCCACCGCCGCGATCGCCCGCCTCGACCTCGACACCGGCGTGCTGCACTGGGTCAACTGCGGGCACCCCGACCCGCTGCTGGTGCGCGACGGCACGCTCGTCCGCCCGCCGGCGTGCCGCCCGGGCCGTCCCCTGGGGCTGCAGTCGGCCGAGCCCGACGTCTGCCAGGTGCAGCTGCGGCCCGGGGACCGTGTGCTCCTCTACACCGACGGGGTGGTCGAGGCCCGCTCCCCCGGCGGGGAGTTCTTCGGCGAGGAGCGGCTGGCCGACCTCGTCGTGCGCGCCGAGCTGGCCGGCGACCCGCCGCCGGAGACGATGCGCCGGCTCATGGGCAGCGTCATGAACCACCAGGCCGGGCAGCTCCAGGACGACGCCAGCATCGTCATGGTCGAGTGGCGGACCGGCCGCGAGGAGCAGTTGCAGCCGTGA
- the glgA gene encoding glycogen synthase, whose amino-acid sequence MRIGIVTREWPPDVYGGAGVHVEHLVAALRSLPAGPDLDVHCFGAPRPDAVGWAVPPGLASANGALQALGTDVEIAAALSDVDLVHSHTWYANGAGMLAALVHGVPHVVTAHSLEPRRPWKADQLGGGYRLSSWVERTAYLAADGVIAVSNGMRADVLDAYPDLDPARVHVVGNGVDAEAYRPTPAPDVVRSLGVDPDRPYALFVGRITRQKGVVHLLRAAEQLPADTGLVLCAGAADTPAERQQVADAVAALQARRSGVVWIEAMVPREQLVPLITGATVFVVPSVYEPLGIVNLEAAACGTAVVASAVGGIPEVVADGQTGLLVPYDPDDVAGFEAGLAERVTELLRDPDRAARMGAAGRERVLSEFGWPAIAQQTVAVYTEVLAARG is encoded by the coding sequence GTGCGCATCGGCATCGTCACCCGTGAGTGGCCACCAGACGTCTACGGCGGAGCCGGCGTGCACGTCGAACACCTCGTGGCGGCGCTGCGGTCGCTGCCCGCCGGGCCCGACCTCGACGTCCACTGCTTCGGCGCCCCGCGCCCCGACGCCGTCGGCTGGGCCGTGCCGCCCGGCCTGGCCTCCGCCAACGGCGCGCTGCAGGCGCTGGGCACCGACGTGGAGATCGCCGCGGCGCTCTCCGACGTCGACCTGGTGCACAGCCACACCTGGTACGCCAACGGCGCGGGGATGCTGGCCGCGCTGGTGCACGGGGTGCCGCACGTGGTGACCGCGCACTCGCTGGAGCCGCGGCGGCCGTGGAAGGCCGACCAGCTCGGCGGCGGCTACCGGCTCTCGTCGTGGGTGGAGCGCACCGCCTACCTGGCCGCGGACGGCGTGATCGCGGTGAGCAACGGCATGCGCGCCGACGTCCTCGACGCCTATCCCGACCTCGACCCGGCCCGGGTGCACGTCGTCGGCAACGGGGTGGACGCCGAGGCCTACCGGCCCACGCCCGCGCCCGACGTCGTCCGCTCGCTCGGTGTGGACCCCGACCGGCCCTACGCGCTGTTCGTCGGGCGGATCACCCGGCAGAAGGGCGTGGTCCACCTGCTGAGGGCCGCCGAGCAGCTGCCGGCCGACACCGGGCTGGTGCTGTGCGCCGGCGCCGCCGACACCCCGGCCGAGCGGCAGCAGGTCGCCGACGCCGTCGCCGCGCTGCAGGCCCGCCGCTCCGGCGTCGTCTGGATCGAGGCGATGGTGCCCCGCGAGCAGCTGGTGCCGCTGATCACCGGCGCGACGGTGTTCGTCGTCCCCTCGGTGTACGAGCCGCTCGGCATCGTCAACCTCGAGGCCGCCGCGTGCGGCACCGCGGTGGTCGCCAGCGCCGTCGGCGGCATCCCCGAGGTCGTCGCCGACGGGCAGACCGGCCTGCTGGTCCCCTACGACCCCGACGACGTCGCCGGCTTCGAGGCCGGTCTCGCCGAGCGCGTCACCGAGCTGCTCCGGGACCCCGACCGGGCCGCGCGCATGGGCGCCGCCGGCCGCGAGCGGGTGCTGTCGGAGTTCGGCTGGCCGGCCATCGCCCAGCAGACCGTGGCGGTCTACACCGAGGTGCTCGCCGCCCGCGGCTGA
- the glgC gene encoding glucose-1-phosphate adenylyltransferase: MRGGPRVLGIVLAGGEGKRLAPLTQDRAKPAVPFGGNYRLIDFVLSNLVNAEIRQIAVLTQYKSHSLDRHITTTWRMSNLLGNYVTPVPAQQRLGPRWYTGSADAILQSLNLIYDARPDIVVVFGADHVYRMDPGQMIDQHLQTGAGVTIAGLRVSRREATEFGVIDADAEGRVRGFLEKPADPPGLPDSPEESFASMGNYVFTTDALLEALRTDAEDADSAHDMGGSIMPMLADAGAAYVYDFSTNVVPGASERDHGYWRDVGTIDSYFDAHMDLVSVTPVFNLYNDRWPILTLPPQQPPAKFVLGGRAEESMVSAGAIIGGGSVHNSVISPGVRVDRGARVEDSVLMDGVVVGEGAYVRRAILDKNVVVPSWARIGVDSSADEEHYHVSAGGVAVLGKGVRAHV; encoded by the coding sequence ATGCGTGGCGGTCCTCGGGTGCTCGGCATCGTCCTGGCTGGTGGAGAGGGCAAGCGACTGGCCCCCCTGACCCAGGACCGGGCCAAACCGGCGGTGCCCTTCGGCGGCAACTACCGGCTCATCGACTTCGTGCTGTCCAACCTGGTGAACGCCGAGATCCGGCAGATCGCCGTGCTGACGCAGTACAAGAGCCACAGCCTCGACCGGCACATCACCACGACGTGGCGGATGTCGAACCTGCTCGGCAACTACGTCACCCCGGTGCCGGCGCAGCAGCGGCTCGGCCCGCGCTGGTACACCGGCAGCGCCGACGCCATCCTGCAGAGCCTCAACCTCATCTACGACGCGCGGCCCGACATCGTGGTCGTCTTCGGCGCCGACCACGTGTACCGGATGGACCCGGGCCAGATGATCGACCAGCACCTGCAGACCGGGGCCGGCGTGACCATCGCCGGCCTGCGGGTGTCCCGGCGCGAGGCCACCGAGTTCGGCGTCATCGACGCCGACGCCGAGGGCAGGGTGCGCGGCTTCCTCGAGAAGCCGGCCGACCCGCCGGGGCTGCCGGACTCCCCGGAGGAGTCCTTCGCCTCCATGGGCAACTACGTGTTCACCACGGACGCGCTGCTGGAGGCCCTACGGACCGACGCCGAGGACGCCGACTCGGCGCACGACATGGGCGGCTCGATCATGCCGATGCTGGCCGATGCCGGGGCGGCCTACGTCTACGACTTCTCGACCAACGTCGTCCCCGGCGCCAGCGAGCGCGACCACGGCTACTGGCGCGACGTGGGGACGATCGACTCCTACTTCGACGCGCACATGGACCTGGTGTCGGTCACGCCGGTGTTCAACCTCTACAACGACCGCTGGCCGATCCTCACCCTGCCGCCGCAGCAGCCGCCGGCGAAGTTCGTGCTCGGCGGGCGGGCCGAGGAGTCGATGGTCAGCGCCGGCGCGATCATCGGCGGCGGGTCGGTGCACAACTCGGTGATCTCGCCCGGCGTGCGGGTGGACCGCGGCGCGCGGGTCGAGGACAGCGTGCTCATGGACGGCGTCGTCGTCGGTGAGGGCGCCTACGTCCGCCGCGCCATCCTCGACAAGAACGTCGTCGTCCCGTCGTGGGCGCGCATCGGCGTGGACTCCAGCGCGGACGAGGAGCACTACCACGTCAGCGCCGGCGGGGTCGCGGTCCTCGGCAAGGGCGTCCGCGCGCACGTGTGA